In Ipomoea triloba cultivar NCNSP0323 chromosome 7, ASM357664v1, a single genomic region encodes these proteins:
- the LOC116024448 gene encoding F-box protein At1g30790-like: protein MENCKLPRDMVVDILSRLPVKSLMRFKCVSKFFYDLIKSDHHFMNKHYEISKAKTDCVLLEAYWDEAGWNAKQYYLLYKEFEDNEIGCIYLDIPRTPTSRVVSVKCCKGMLCLISTKDFRLKPDEYLVYDILIWNPSIRKAEVLPSVTVPYRAPCDAGVYNHFGFGISNNMTWKVVILLDICSLDGSTIHQITMVYSKDHSDSWSLRQINPVISCRDISFNDFYLKGRHYWRAHERYYDDDEYFINDECLIWFDMNDEVFGTIELPSNLCTVSIMNETVALLVSNYKNFECIIDIWLMIENDDNTNWRYQASIDCAQFNIYNNLSHSTPIGIWNVDGELLAFVDCDWDGLEPDHVGVAYFVSLDLVTQERKVFSLSRERKSITMASNSTTGHFQVYNERNIDILEEWKHKIFGREGIYARVYYESLHSP from the coding sequence ATGGAGAATTGCAAATTGCCAAGGGATATGGTGGTTGATATTTTATCGAGATTACCGGTAAAGTCTCTTATGCGATTTAAGTGTGTTTCTAAATTTTTCTATGATTTGATAAAAAGTGATCACCACTTCATGAACAAACACTATGAGATCAGCAAAGCAAAAACCGATTGTGTTCTTTTAGAGGCTTATTGGGATGAGGCTGGTTGGAATGCTAAACAATATTATTTGCTTTACAAAGAATTTGAGGATAATGAGATTGGATGCATATACTTAGACATCCCAAGAACCCCAACCTCAAGAGTGGTGTCGGTTAAGTGTTGTAAAGGTATGTTATGCTTGATTTCGACCAAGGATTTTAGACTTAAACCTGATGAATACCTTGTTTATGATATTTTGATATGGAATCCATCCATTAGGAAAGCTGAAGTCTTACCCTCGGTTACCGTCCCTTACAGAGCACCTTGTGATGCAGGTGTATATAACCATTTTGGATTTGGAATTTCTAACAACATGACTTGGAAGGTTGTCATACTATTAGATATTTGTTCTTTAGATGGCAGTACTATTCACCAAATCACAATGGTTTATAGTAAAGATCATAGTGATTCTTGGAGTTTGAGACAAATTAATCCGGTTATATCTTGTAGAGATATTTCGttcaatgatttttatttaaaagggaGGCACTATTGGCGGGCCCACGAAAGGTATTACGACGATGATGAATACTTCATCAATGATGAATGCTTGATTTGGTTTGACATGAATGATGAGGTGTTTGGGACGATTGAGTTGCCATCTAATTTGTGTACCGTCTCAATAATGAATGAGACTGTTGCTTTACTTGTGAGTAATTACAAGAATTTTGAATGCATTATTGATATTTGGTTAATGATTGAAAATGACGACAATACTAATTGGCGTTATCAAGCAAGCATAGATTGCGctcaattcaatatatataataatctttCACATTCGACACCAATAGGAATTTGGAATGTGGATGGTGAATTGCTTGCATTTGTAGACTGTGATTGGGATGGTTTGGAACCGGATCATGTTGGAGTAGCATACTTCGTATCTCTAGATTTGGTAACTCAAGAAAGGAAGGTATTCTCTTTAAGTAGAGAAAGGAAAAGTATTACTATGGCATCAAATTCAACTACGGGCCATTTTCAAGTTTACAACGAGAGGAATATTGATATACTAGAAGAATGGAAACACAAAATTTTTGGCCGTGAGGGAATATATGCTCGAGTCTACTACGAAAGTCTACATTCACCATAA